One Paenibacillus riograndensis SBR5 DNA segment encodes these proteins:
- a CDS encoding ATP-binding protein, which produces MEKENKSHTVIYKYDENATGMIKGYDAYARLVDGILEALHTRYGVRYELYASDDPNSEYWKLLENDVQSGHPGVEHVARIFDRLEDRTFVYDDDKEQPEYSIHLSIRNNVLAYPEMGVALARVPVFQENGINFQDYVFAASDGQLQGFLGNVRKRQREQNINKVTVFTDRRNGIFREDEPITRSVGREAVVLEAGIKKEIYRSLDQFFDSDRSFYVTYDIPYKRGILLYGHPGNGKTTLVKSIAGSVPGPVVYWQITEYTSSESVNEVFEAAARLAPMVLVIEDIDSMPQEVRSFFLNTLDGATSKEGIFLIGTTNYPEKIDPGLMNRAGRFDRAYEIKMPDEELRLEYLKLRGFTAFAGEEGVAAAARLTADFSLTQLGELYVSAALEWHENGRADVEALVRGMRGELDKGRKREWLKDASSTIGFY; this is translated from the coding sequence ATGGAGAAAGAGAACAAGTCACATACTGTAATTTACAAATACGACGAAAACGCCACGGGCATGATCAAGGGCTACGATGCCTATGCACGCCTGGTGGATGGAATTCTGGAGGCCTTGCACACCCGGTATGGCGTCCGCTACGAGCTGTATGCCAGTGACGATCCAAACAGTGAATACTGGAAGCTGCTGGAGAATGATGTACAGAGCGGACATCCCGGTGTGGAGCATGTGGCGCGGATTTTTGACCGTCTGGAGGACCGGACGTTTGTGTATGACGATGACAAGGAGCAGCCGGAATACAGCATCCATCTGTCGATCCGCAACAACGTGCTGGCTTATCCGGAGATGGGTGTGGCTCTGGCCCGGGTTCCTGTATTTCAGGAGAATGGCATCAATTTTCAGGACTATGTGTTTGCCGCCTCCGACGGGCAGCTGCAGGGGTTTCTGGGCAATGTGCGCAAGCGGCAGCGGGAACAGAATATCAATAAGGTGACGGTGTTCACCGACAGGCGCAATGGTATTTTCCGTGAGGATGAGCCGATAACACGTTCGGTTGGACGCGAGGCTGTCGTGCTGGAGGCGGGGATCAAAAAAGAGATTTACCGCTCACTCGACCAATTCTTCGATTCGGACCGCAGCTTTTATGTTACCTATGACATTCCCTACAAAAGAGGGATTCTGCTCTACGGTCACCCCGGCAACGGCAAGACCACACTGGTCAAATCCATCGCCGGGAGTGTGCCTGGTCCGGTGGTCTATTGGCAGATTACCGAATACACGAGCAGTGAATCGGTGAATGAGGTGTTCGAGGCCGCCGCCCGGCTGGCGCCGATGGTGCTGGTGATCGAGGACATCGATTCCATGCCGCAGGAGGTCAGATCCTTTTTCCTGAATACGCTGGACGGGGCCACCTCCAAGGAAGGGATTTTCCTAATCGGAACGACCAACTATCCGGAGAAAATAGACCCCGGCCTCATGAACCGCGCAGGACGCTTCGACCGGGCTTACGAGATCAAAATGCCGGACGAGGAGCTGCGGCTGGAGTATCTGAAGCTGCGCGGCTTCACGGCTTTTGCCGGGGAAGAGGGCGTTGCCGCCGCCGCGCGTCTGACGGCGGATTTCTCCCTGACCCAGCTCGGCGAACTCTACGTCAGCGCCGCGCTCGAATGGCATGAGAACGGCCGGGCCGATGTCGAGGCGCTTGTCCGCGGAATGCGCGGCGAGCTCGACAAAGGCCGCAAGCGGGAATGGTTGAAGGACGCTTCTTCGACCATTGGATTTTACTGA